A single genomic interval of Rhizobiales bacterium GAS188 harbors:
- a CDS encoding Predicted dehydrogenase (manually curated): protein MKTLAIVGCGHWGSNHVRLFNSLPKSRVKTLVDNDGARLARLRDQFMGTQCVQDIAEVLRDPEIDAVVIASPTGTHHRLVRDSLSAGKHVLCEKPLAKTSDEADELVEMAGRAGRVLMVGHVFLFNGGIIKLKELCQTEEIGKLQYFAASRTNLGPIRSDVNAAYDLATHDISIFNWLLESEPETVSATGHAYLQPRVEDVVFIAMQYPQGVVANIRASWLDPKKVRQISTVGSKGMATWDDLDLTTPVAIYDKGAMAEPDYKDYAEFLRISMWDGDVRLPRVKLAEPLSIQNQHFLEALDGKPYRSDGHFAAGVVRSLEAAAKSMARGGAPVTVQKK, encoded by the coding sequence GTGAAAACCTTAGCTATCGTTGGGTGCGGGCACTGGGGCTCGAATCATGTCCGTTTATTCAATTCTCTCCCAAAGAGCCGAGTCAAAACCCTCGTAGATAACGACGGCGCGCGACTTGCGCGTCTCCGTGACCAATTTATGGGGACCCAGTGCGTCCAGGATATAGCTGAGGTCTTGCGAGATCCTGAGATCGACGCTGTCGTCATTGCGTCTCCGACCGGGACGCACCATCGGCTCGTTCGCGATTCGCTATCGGCAGGCAAACATGTCCTTTGCGAGAAGCCACTCGCGAAGACATCCGACGAGGCCGACGAGTTGGTGGAGATGGCGGGTCGCGCCGGGCGGGTGCTGATGGTCGGACACGTGTTCTTATTTAATGGCGGGATCATTAAACTTAAAGAGTTGTGTCAGACCGAAGAAATCGGTAAGCTGCAGTATTTCGCCGCGTCGCGGACCAATCTTGGGCCAATCCGCAGTGACGTGAATGCCGCGTACGATTTGGCTACACACGACATTTCAATCTTCAATTGGCTGCTTGAAAGTGAGCCGGAAACAGTTTCGGCGACTGGACACGCCTATCTCCAACCCCGCGTAGAAGATGTCGTTTTTATCGCAATGCAATATCCTCAAGGAGTCGTCGCCAATATCCGGGCGAGTTGGCTCGATCCAAAGAAGGTGCGCCAGATTTCAACGGTCGGTAGCAAGGGAATGGCAACCTGGGACGATCTCGACTTGACCACGCCGGTAGCAATTTACGACAAAGGTGCCATGGCGGAACCTGACTACAAAGATTATGCTGAGTTTCTGCGTATCTCGATGTGGGATGGCGATGTCAGGCTGCCCAGGGTCAAGCTTGCGGAGCCGTTAAGCATTCAGAACCAACACTTTCTGGAGGCGCTCGATGGCAAACCGTATCGGTCCGACGGCCATTTTGCGGCCGGTGTTGTCCGCAGCCTGGAAGCAGCGGCAAAGTCAATGGCGCGCGGCGGCGCTCCTGTGACGGTTCAAAAGAAGTGA
- a CDS encoding Formyl transferase gives MRKRVVLLGKGVLAVHVANWLHDSEEYELLHVVPNNPPSNWTLRLEDWAKGKNVEVIKSGRVADVSAGAIELAISVTYDKILKPDWIARCTKAINIHNAPLPEYRGVNPINWALKNGETEHGVTIHEISTGIDDGPIVAITRFPINPAVDEVIDVYDRCINFGWKLFKETMPNLWTITPQPQDPTRARYYSGKAFAQLGERSFFTREESRKSLGLAQ, from the coding sequence ATGAGGAAGAGAGTTGTTCTGCTAGGAAAGGGGGTATTGGCGGTGCATGTGGCAAATTGGCTCCATGATAGTGAAGAATATGAATTGCTACACGTCGTTCCAAACAACCCCCCATCTAACTGGACCCTCCGGCTGGAAGACTGGGCAAAGGGGAAGAATGTCGAGGTCATCAAATCCGGACGCGTAGCCGACGTCTCCGCTGGCGCGATCGAACTTGCGATCTCGGTTACATACGATAAGATTCTTAAGCCCGATTGGATCGCTCGCTGCACCAAAGCAATCAATATTCACAATGCGCCACTTCCTGAATATCGCGGCGTGAATCCGATCAACTGGGCTCTCAAGAACGGAGAGACAGAGCATGGTGTTACCATACATGAGATTTCGACCGGCATAGATGATGGTCCGATCGTGGCTATTACGCGCTTTCCGATCAATCCGGCGGTGGATGAGGTGATCGACGTCTATGACAGATGCATAAATTTCGGATGGAAACTCTTCAAAGAAACAATGCCCAATCTCTGGACAATCACGCCGCAGCCACAAGACCCAACCAGGGCCCGCTATTATTCGGGCAAAGCATTTGCACAGCTAGGCGAGAGAAGCTTCTTCACCCGCGAGGAATCGCGAAAGAGCCTTGGTCTTGCCCAGTAA
- a CDS encoding dTDP-4-amino-4,6-dideoxygalactose transaminase produces MEAVPFVDLAAQYHSIGNEVDAAIKCVLSRCNFILGAEVEEFECEFARFVGAMRGVGVSNGLEALRLSLQALGIREGDEIVIPANTFIATALAVSAVGATPVLVDCDPGTYNIDPERIEAALTRRTRAIIPVHLTGQAADMDPILDIGKRKQLHIIEDAAQAHGTLYKGRPCGSLGTTACFSFYPGKNLGAYGDGGLIATSDSDLAAKLRRLRNYGQDSKYHHHEKGVNSRLDTLQAAVLSVKLKYLKTWNEARAKHAEQYHQMLKGVGDLTFQHLPNFSTHIYHLFIIETERRDQLQKYLLAAGIQTIVHYPITIHLQEAYADLGRKIGDFPHSERAAKRMLSLPMYPELSDAQIERVSDSMRAFFADK; encoded by the coding sequence ATGGAAGCTGTGCCATTTGTTGACCTGGCAGCTCAATATCACTCCATCGGGAATGAAGTGGACGCGGCGATCAAATGCGTATTGTCGCGGTGCAACTTCATTCTCGGCGCGGAGGTTGAGGAGTTTGAATGTGAGTTTGCTCGATTTGTTGGCGCGATGCGCGGCGTCGGCGTGAGTAATGGGCTGGAGGCATTGCGCCTTTCTCTTCAAGCGCTCGGGATTCGCGAAGGCGATGAGATTGTGATCCCAGCCAATACATTCATCGCGACCGCCCTCGCGGTGAGCGCCGTCGGAGCGACGCCCGTGCTTGTCGATTGTGACCCCGGCACTTACAATATCGATCCCGAGCGAATTGAAGCGGCCCTGACCCGGCGCACTCGCGCGATCATTCCGGTGCATCTCACCGGGCAAGCCGCGGATATGGATCCGATCCTTGATATCGGTAAGCGCAAGCAATTGCATATCATCGAGGATGCTGCACAAGCGCATGGCACCTTGTACAAGGGTCGTCCGTGCGGTTCGTTGGGCACCACAGCGTGCTTCAGCTTTTATCCGGGAAAGAATCTCGGCGCATATGGTGACGGAGGCCTAATAGCTACCAGTGACTCGGACCTGGCAGCAAAGTTGCGAAGACTTCGCAACTATGGGCAGGATTCGAAGTATCATCACCATGAAAAAGGAGTGAACTCGCGCCTGGATACGCTCCAGGCTGCGGTACTGAGTGTCAAACTTAAATACCTGAAGACTTGGAACGAGGCACGAGCGAAGCATGCGGAGCAATACCACCAGATGCTCAAGGGAGTCGGCGATCTTACATTTCAACATCTACCGAATTTTTCGACGCATATTTATCATCTCTTCATCATAGAAACGGAACGCCGCGATCAATTACAAAAGTATCTCTTGGCAGCCGGTATTCAAACCATTGTCCATTATCCGATTACAATTCACCTGCAAGAGGCATACGCGGATCTTGGGCGCAAGATAGGTGACTTCCCTCATTCGGAACGAGCTGCCAAGCGGATGCTGTCGCTGCCAATGTATCCTGAACTGAGCGATGCGCAAATCGAGCGTGTGTCGGATTCGATGAGAGCATTTTTTGCGGACAAATGA